A genome region from Arthrobacter sp. V1I9 includes the following:
- a CDS encoding MFS transporter gives MSLSNTPVPPDVPRTTTAALAEPTQKVTARWVTGLVLVNVGINAAFFGPINIFIAQQATGIDEANKEAIASLVLGCGAAVSLVANPLFGALSDRTVSGFGRRSPWVLAGAILATAALLALSGATAVALLVLFWCLVQLGANAAYAAITAAIPDRVPVLQRGGVGGLAALGQTAGILLGAVFGAVVSGNFMVGYWLCAAALLFSVLPYLFHRNDPALPRELRPPFSWGNFLRGFWISPARHPDFAWAWLTRFLVNVCNQLTIVYLIFFLTDVIKHENPALGVLTLTGIYAVLVMITAVFAGPWSDRVGKRKPFVIASSVMIAMAGLTMAFFPVWTGALIGAGILGIGFGAYQAVDFALLTQVLPQASDRGKDMGVINVAASLPQVFATGLAFLAVTQFGGYGTLFTTAAVIGLLGAVFVVKIKGVR, from the coding sequence ATGAGCCTGTCCAACACACCGGTCCCGCCGGACGTTCCGCGGACCACGACGGCGGCGCTCGCCGAGCCGACGCAGAAGGTCACCGCGCGCTGGGTCACCGGGCTGGTGCTGGTCAATGTTGGCATAAACGCCGCGTTCTTCGGACCCATCAACATCTTTATCGCCCAGCAGGCCACTGGCATCGACGAAGCCAACAAGGAAGCCATCGCCTCCCTCGTGCTTGGGTGCGGGGCCGCCGTGTCCTTGGTTGCCAATCCGCTCTTCGGTGCGCTGTCCGACCGGACGGTCTCAGGCTTCGGCCGGCGTTCCCCCTGGGTCCTCGCGGGTGCCATCCTGGCCACGGCAGCGTTGCTGGCATTGTCCGGGGCCACGGCTGTCGCCCTGCTGGTTCTGTTCTGGTGCCTGGTCCAACTGGGCGCTAACGCGGCCTACGCAGCCATCACCGCCGCCATTCCGGACCGCGTGCCGGTGCTGCAGCGCGGCGGCGTGGGGGGACTGGCCGCCCTGGGCCAGACGGCGGGGATCCTCCTCGGTGCGGTCTTCGGGGCGGTGGTTTCCGGCAACTTCATGGTGGGTTATTGGCTGTGTGCGGCCGCCCTGCTGTTCTCCGTGCTGCCCTACTTGTTCCACCGGAATGACCCGGCGCTGCCCAGAGAGCTCCGCCCGCCGTTCTCGTGGGGCAATTTTCTCCGCGGCTTCTGGATCAGCCCGGCCCGCCACCCGGACTTCGCGTGGGCGTGGCTCACCCGCTTCCTGGTCAACGTCTGCAACCAACTGACCATTGTGTACCTGATCTTTTTCCTCACGGACGTCATCAAGCATGAGAACCCGGCGCTGGGGGTCCTGACCCTTACTGGCATTTATGCAGTGTTGGTGATGATTACTGCGGTGTTCGCGGGGCCGTGGAGCGACCGGGTGGGCAAGCGCAAGCCATTCGTGATCGCCTCCTCCGTCATGATCGCCATGGCAGGCCTCACCATGGCGTTCTTCCCCGTGTGGACCGGCGCCCTGATTGGGGCCGGCATCCTAGGCATCGGCTTCGGCGCCTACCAGGCCGTTGACTTCGCCCTGCTGACGCAGGTGCTCCCGCAGGCCTCGGACCGTGGCAAGGATATGGGGGTCATTAACGTGGCCGCCTCGCTGCCGCAAGTATTCGCGACAGGCCTCGCTTTCCTCGCGGTGACGCAGTTCGGCGGGTACGGCACCCTCTTCACCACGGCGGCCGTAATCGGGCTGCTGGGCGCTGTGTTCGTCGTCAAGATCAAGGGCGTGCGCTGA
- a CDS encoding TetR/AcrR family transcriptional regulator — translation MPETFPDHPPMAAMPSAPRQRLRYARILEAAAGFARKGLDAVELPEVAAKADVPLGTLYRYFPTSTHLMLALYRHQLEELRGAGRTTASRFRGRALGGLVMEVFHMRVMQPAVEQCLSRGVYLPERDTTVLLREIDALSENVVANACGDATAARVLLLTVTGLVQAVRNRRLSLFEAEEDLKKACARLAPATEGSYTLHQSA, via the coding sequence ATGCCTGAGACCTTTCCAGACCATCCGCCCATGGCAGCCATGCCCTCCGCTCCACGCCAGCGGCTCCGCTACGCGCGCATCCTCGAGGCTGCTGCCGGCTTCGCCCGGAAGGGCTTGGACGCAGTGGAGCTGCCCGAGGTGGCGGCCAAGGCTGACGTGCCCTTGGGTACCCTGTACCGCTACTTCCCCACGAGCACCCACCTGATGCTTGCGCTCTACCGCCATCAGCTTGAGGAGCTGCGGGGTGCCGGCCGGACCACTGCCTCGCGGTTCCGTGGCAGGGCCCTGGGCGGATTGGTGATGGAGGTCTTCCATATGAGGGTCATGCAGCCGGCGGTGGAGCAGTGCTTGAGCCGCGGCGTCTACCTTCCGGAGCGGGACACAACCGTCCTGCTGCGCGAAATCGACGCGCTGAGTGAAAACGTTGTGGCCAACGCCTGCGGTGACGCCACTGCGGCCAGGGTGCTCCTGCTGACTGTCACTGGTCTGGTCCAGGCTGTCCGGAACCGCCGCCTTTCGCTCTTCGAAGCCGAGGAAGACCTCAAAAAGGCCTGCGCGCGCCTCGCTCCGGCCACCGAGGGCAGCTACACACTCCATCAAAGCGCGTAA